In Candidatus Nitrosarchaeum limnium SFB1, the following proteins share a genomic window:
- a CDS encoding glycosyl transferase family protein has protein sequence MKYSQKKYPSIKFILNKKNVGVPEGLNIGIRSATGEFVVLLNNDLIVAPNWLNNFFKAYQITGDALYQPKSLKMKNHDIIDGTGCMINIFGFGFARDKGVEDHGQYNLQEEISYASGTCMFCPKKIFDEIGLFDSTFFAYHEELDLGWRARIFGFRSYYVPDAIIYHYGSAHWKWSSQVFYLLERNRWLVLLKNYSLNTLLRLLPSLIIIEFSMLGFFATKGLLLKKLKSYGSILRLSGHIMKQRKIINKKRKLSDNEIIHSFCGTIKIPPEANDSKLNKKFEKLLSSLCKLCGYDKIVREP, from the coding sequence GTGAAATATTCTCAAAAAAAATATCCATCAATAAAATTTATTCTTAATAAAAAAAATGTAGGAGTTCCAGAAGGTCTGAATATTGGTATAAGAAGTGCAACTGGTGAATTTGTGGTTTTATTGAATAATGATCTGATAGTAGCTCCGAATTGGCTAAACAATTTCTTCAAAGCATATCAAATAACTGGTGATGCGTTGTATCAACCAAAATCTCTTAAAATGAAAAATCATGATATTATAGATGGTACAGGTTGCATGATCAATATTTTTGGATTTGGCTTTGCTCGAGATAAGGGAGTAGAAGATCACGGTCAGTATAATCTGCAAGAAGAAATCAGCTATGCATCTGGAACTTGTATGTTTTGCCCAAAAAAAATATTTGATGAAATTGGATTATTTGATTCAACTTTCTTTGCATACCATGAAGAATTAGATCTGGGATGGAGAGCTAGAATATTTGGATTTAGATCATACTATGTACCTGATGCAATAATATATCATTATGGTAGTGCTCATTGGAAATGGAGCTCTCAGGTATTTTATTTACTTGAAAGAAATAGATGGTTAGTTTTGTTAAAAAATTATTCATTAAACACATTATTACGATTATTACCATCTTTGATTATAATTGAGTTCAGTATGTTGGGATTTTTTGCAACAAAAGGATTACTGTTAAAAAAACTGAAGAGTTATGGCTCTATTTTACGTCTAAGTGGGCATATCATGAAACAACGTAAAATTATTAATAAAAAGAGAAAACTTAGTGATAATGAAATAATTCATTCGTTTTGTGGAACAATCAAAATACCTCCAGAAGCAAATGACTCAAAACTAAACAAAAAATTTGAAAAATTATTAAGTTCTCTTTGTAAATTATGTGGATATGACAAAATTGTTAGAGAGCCTTAA
- a CDS encoding aminoglycoside N3'-acetyltransferase has product MTVSFDELVLNFQKIGLTSGDVLLVHSSYKSFGGIEGGPQTVIDAIRSILTDDGTLIVPTFNYDFCDGKPFNIKKTPSKMGIISELVRINSDSKRTLDPVFSFAILGKYRDYLTDLRSEHSFGPNSIFAKLRELDAKIMIIGLAYNESMTFFHHIEETQGCDYRYFKEFKGSITNYDDVKQDGKIILFVRDIERGVQNAVDKMGSIMEQEEIVKSTIIGKSRVKIMKANDVYKRTVEEMKKNPHILIKIKKE; this is encoded by the coding sequence ATGACTGTTAGTTTTGATGAACTTGTTTTGAATTTCCAGAAGATAGGACTTACTAGTGGAGATGTTTTACTTGTTCATAGTTCTTACAAATCATTTGGGGGGATAGAAGGAGGACCACAAACTGTAATTGATGCAATAAGATCAATTTTAACTGATGATGGAACTTTGATTGTTCCTACTTTTAACTACGATTTTTGTGATGGAAAACCATTCAATATAAAAAAAACACCATCAAAAATGGGAATAATTAGTGAATTAGTTAGAATAAATTCAGATAGTAAAAGAACGTTAGATCCAGTCTTTTCTTTTGCAATACTTGGAAAATATAGGGATTATTTAACAGATTTAAGAAGTGAACATTCATTTGGTCCAAATTCGATTTTTGCAAAATTACGAGAATTAGATGCTAAAATAATGATCATAGGGTTAGCATATAATGAATCTATGACATTTTTTCACCACATTGAAGAAACTCAAGGATGTGATTATAGATATTTCAAGGAATTCAAAGGTAGTATTACAAATTACGATGATGTTAAGCAAGATGGCAAAATTATTCTTTTTGTAAGAGATATTGAAAGAGGAGTCCAAAATGCAGTAGATAAAATGGGATCAATTATGGAACAAGAAGAAATTGTGAAGAGCACAATCATTGGAAAAAGTAGAGTAAAAATAATGAAAGCAAATGACGTCTACAAAAGAACTGTGGAAGAGATGAAAAAAAACCCACACATTTTAATAAAAATTAAAAAAGAATGA
- a CDS encoding Sialic acid synthase: MPNVDSIVKTTVVAEIGSNWEGSVSKAKQIIKECKDAGADAVKFQMWRAKDLYSTTHPQWNVIKKSELTFEKAAQIKTISDKLDIDFFCSVFYPQGVEFLESLRVKRYKIASRTCLLKDPYSLETLKAKAKTGKPIIISMGMGGSQEKIKKIFARNKTTFCYCISDYPLKFNKIKWKQALKFDGFSDHTLGITASILFTAFKKQKNSPSIFIEKHVKAKNSKGPDASTSIDTSQLKELVTHIRIIEKSDFN; the protein is encoded by the coding sequence TTGCCTAATGTTGACTCAATTGTGAAAACCACTGTTGTGGCTGAAATTGGTTCTAATTGGGAAGGTAGTGTTTCCAAAGCAAAACAAATCATCAAAGAATGTAAAGATGCTGGTGCAGACGCTGTAAAATTTCAAATGTGGAGAGCCAAAGATCTCTATTCCACTACCCATCCGCAATGGAATGTAATAAAAAAATCTGAATTAACATTTGAAAAAGCAGCACAAATTAAGACAATATCTGACAAATTAGATATAGATTTTTTTTGCAGCGTTTTTTACCCTCAAGGTGTTGAATTTCTTGAATCCCTTAGGGTGAAGAGATACAAAATTGCTTCTAGAACATGTTTGTTAAAAGATCCGTATTCACTTGAAACATTAAAAGCAAAAGCAAAGACTGGAAAACCAATCATAATCAGCATGGGGATGGGTGGTAGTCAAGAAAAAATTAAGAAAATTTTTGCAAGAAATAAAACAACATTTTGCTACTGTATTTCTGATTATCCATTGAAATTCAATAAAATCAAGTGGAAGCAGGCATTAAAATTTGATGGTTTTTCAGATCATACATTAGGCATTACTGCGTCTATATTATTTACCGCTTTTAAAAAACAAAAAAATTCACCGTCTATATTTATTGAAAAACATGTAAAAGCAAAAAATTCTAAAGGACCAGATGCATCAACATCCATTGATACTTCACAGTTAAAGGAATTAGTTACTCATATTAGAATTATTGAAAAGAGTGACTTTAATTAA
- a CDS encoding hypothetical protein (hypothetical protein Nmar_0133), translating into MRKMSIRLRNVNQSDFRFLYNLLKERDPNMNISHKKMPTYSEHVKFVKSKPYTKWNVIEYGKQKIGSIYLSKNDEIGIFLKKQFQGKNVGQESLELFRKMNPRKRYLANVSPKNIISQKFFKKNDFKLIQYTYEFEEND; encoded by the coding sequence ATGAGAAAAATGTCAATCAGATTGAGAAATGTTAATCAATCAGATTTTAGATTTTTATACAATCTACTAAAAGAAAGAGATCCTAACATGAATATATCTCATAAAAAAATGCCGACGTATTCTGAACATGTAAAATTTGTAAAATCAAAACCATATACAAAGTGGAATGTAATTGAATATGGTAAACAAAAAATTGGATCAATATATTTATCAAAAAATGACGAAATAGGTATTTTTCTTAAAAAACAATTTCAAGGTAAAAATGTTGGTCAAGAATCTCTGGAGTTATTCAGGAAAATGAATCCAAGAAAAAGATATCTAGCAAATGTTAGTCCAAAAAATATAATTTCTCAAAAATTTTTTAAAAAAAATGATTTCAAATTAATTCAATACACATATGAATTTGAAGAAAATGACTAA
- a CDS encoding dTDP-6-deoxy-L-hexose 3-O-methyltransferase: protein MKKISKLNDSANLGGRQFEFFKQLEQYFLDSDDTIIDRLANFPKYVTRQSLTNFLAKYEIYKKIKNVNGSIVECGVLFGGGLMSFAHFSSIIEPVNYTRKIIGFDTFSGFPAVSKTDTTRTPNSQMKKGGYNINSFNDLKKGIELFDSNRFINHIPKIELVKGDVQKTIPKYIKDNPHLIVSLLYLDLDLYEPTRTALRNFIPRMPKGAIIAFDEINVDQWPGETLAVLEEVGIRNLRIERFEFAPLISYAVLE, encoded by the coding sequence ATGAAAAAAATATCCAAACTTAATGATAGTGCAAATTTAGGTGGAAGACAATTTGAATTCTTTAAACAATTAGAGCAATATTTTCTTGATAGTGATGATACTATTATCGATAGATTGGCAAATTTTCCAAAATATGTAACCAGACAATCTTTAACAAATTTTTTAGCAAAATATGAAATTTATAAAAAAATCAAAAATGTGAATGGCTCAATAGTAGAATGCGGAGTGTTATTTGGTGGGGGATTGATGAGTTTTGCACACTTTAGTTCTATCATCGAACCTGTGAATTATACTAGAAAGATAATCGGTTTTGATACATTTTCTGGCTTTCCAGCGGTTTCAAAGACAGATACTACACGAACACCAAATAGCCAAATGAAAAAAGGAGGATATAACATCAATTCGTTCAATGATTTAAAAAAAGGTATAGAATTATTTGATTCAAACAGATTCATTAATCACATACCAAAAATTGAGTTAGTTAAAGGAGATGTACAAAAAACAATTCCAAAATACATTAAAGATAATCCACATCTAATTGTAAGTTTGTTATACCTAGATCTTGATCTTTATGAACCAACAAGGACAGCATTACGTAACTTCATTCCCAGAATGCCCAAGGGTGCAATCATCGCATTTGATGAAATAAATGTAGATCAGTGGCCAGGAGAAACTTTAGCAGTTCTAGAAGAAGTTGGAATTAGAAATTTGAGAATTGAACGCTTCGAATTTGCACCTCTAATATCATATGCAGTATTAGAATAA
- a CDS encoding polysaccharide biosynthesis protein CapD has product MFDNKKILITGGTGSLGQALTQRLLQKNVKTIRILSRNENKQIEMESKFNDERLRFFLGDIRDKERLVRATENIDYVFHAAALKHVPKIEYNPFEAIKTNVIGSQNVIDACLEANVEKAICIGTDKAVSPLNTYGATKLLMEKLFVTANNYLDPKKHPTKFIAVRYGNVLGSSGSVVPKFIEQLKNKNKITITDNQMTRFSITMDDALNFILKAAEYGQGSEIFVPKIRAYTIFDIKQAISEILGDYGEEIVGIRPGEKLHETLINNEEIRYSWEYKDLYLITNPLYPMFHPTVINDTYQGIKKLNKFERYSSDLVEKIPKNELKQILKESDLLS; this is encoded by the coding sequence ATGTTTGATAATAAGAAAATTCTAATTACTGGCGGAACAGGATCATTAGGTCAAGCCCTAACACAAAGACTTTTACAAAAAAATGTAAAAACAATTAGAATTTTGAGCCGAAATGAAAATAAACAAATTGAAATGGAGTCAAAATTTAATGATGAACGTTTAAGGTTTTTCTTAGGTGATATCAGAGATAAAGAACGACTAGTTAGAGCCACTGAGAATATAGATTATGTATTTCATGCAGCAGCTTTAAAACATGTTCCAAAAATTGAATACAATCCATTTGAGGCAATCAAAACAAATGTGATTGGTTCACAGAATGTAATAGATGCATGCCTTGAGGCAAATGTAGAAAAGGCCATTTGTATCGGAACCGATAAGGCAGTATCACCATTAAACACTTATGGTGCTACAAAACTTCTCATGGAAAAATTGTTTGTAACTGCAAATAATTATCTAGACCCAAAAAAACATCCAACTAAATTCATAGCTGTACGATATGGTAATGTTTTAGGTAGTAGTGGTTCTGTTGTTCCAAAATTCATCGAGCAACTAAAAAACAAGAATAAAATCACAATAACTGACAATCAGATGACTAGATTTAGTATAACTATGGATGATGCACTTAATTTTATTTTAAAAGCTGCTGAATATGGTCAGGGTTCTGAGATATTTGTCCCAAAAATACGTGCTTATACTATTTTTGACATCAAACAAGCCATATCTGAAATTTTGGGAGATTATGGAGAAGAAATAGTAGGAATAAGACCTGGCGAAAAACTACATGAAACTTTAATCAACAACGAAGAGATTCGGTATAGTTGGGAATACAAAGATCTGTATCTAATAACAAATCCACTTTACCCAATGTTTCATCCTACTGTGATTAATGATACGTATCAAGGAATTAAAAAGCTAAACAAGTTTGAAAGATATTCTTCAGATTTGGTAGAGAAAATTCCAAAAAATGAATTAAAACAGATTTTAAAAGAATCCGATCTTTTATCCTAA
- a CDS encoding SAM-dependent methyltransferase, with amino-acid sequence MVLDLGEQPPANSFVDQNELNSPESKFPLRLFWCHDCFLVQLLDIVDKEYLFKNYLYMTSASKPIVEHFTKYAKEIYEEFLQRKDDPFVVEIGSNDGSLLAEFKKLGVSILGIEPATNLANLANQTDITTTNTFFSSKVGKEITQSRNASVVVANNVIGHVEDLQDLMEGIRILIGKNGVFIFEVPYLVDLIKKLEFDTIYHEHLSYFSLLPIVNLTNRYGLEVFDVRKQSVHGGTIRVFISAKNNFKAKDSVKHFLDEEHRFGLDDIEIYRNFSIKVAEFKRKLKTELEIIKKENKLIFGYGAPAKGNVLLNYCNIDTSFLDYVIDTTPLKQGKYTPGTHIPIFSPEKILDKGDGYVALLLAWNYESEILEKEKQFRRKGGKFLIPIPNPIIK; translated from the coding sequence ATGGTGTTGGATTTGGGAGAACAACCTCCGGCAAATTCATTTGTTGATCAAAATGAACTAAATTCCCCAGAATCAAAATTCCCACTTCGATTATTCTGGTGCCATGATTGTTTTTTAGTACAATTATTGGATATTGTAGATAAAGAATATCTATTTAAAAACTATCTTTACATGACAAGTGCAAGTAAACCTATAGTAGAACATTTTACAAAATATGCCAAAGAGATCTATGAAGAATTTTTACAAAGAAAAGATGATCCATTTGTTGTAGAAATAGGAAGTAATGACGGATCATTACTTGCTGAATTCAAAAAATTAGGCGTTTCAATATTAGGAATAGAACCAGCTACTAACTTGGCCAATTTAGCAAATCAAACTGATATCACTACAACAAACACTTTTTTTTCATCCAAAGTTGGAAAAGAAATTACTCAATCTAGAAATGCGTCTGTAGTAGTAGCAAATAACGTAATTGGTCATGTTGAGGACCTGCAAGATTTAATGGAAGGTATTAGAATTCTGATTGGGAAAAATGGAGTCTTTATTTTTGAGGTTCCTTATTTAGTAGATCTTATCAAAAAATTGGAATTTGATACCATATATCATGAACACCTTTCATATTTTTCACTTTTACCTATTGTGAATTTAACAAATCGATATGGATTGGAAGTTTTTGATGTGAGAAAACAATCTGTTCATGGAGGAACAATTCGAGTTTTTATCTCGGCAAAAAATAATTTTAAAGCAAAAGATTCAGTAAAACATTTTTTGGATGAAGAACATAGATTTGGATTAGATGACATAGAGATTTATAGGAATTTTTCAATAAAAGTTGCTGAATTCAAAAGAAAACTAAAGACAGAATTAGAAATTATAAAAAAAGAAAATAAATTGATATTCGGATATGGTGCCCCAGCAAAAGGAAATGTATTACTCAATTATTGTAACATAGATACTAGTTTTCTTGATTATGTGATAGACACAACTCCCTTAAAACAAGGAAAATACACGCCTGGTACACACATACCAATTTTCTCACCTGAAAAAATTTTAGATAAAGGAGATGGCTATGTTGCATTGCTGTTAGCTTGGAACTATGAATCTGAAATTTTAGAAAAAGAAAAACAATTCAGAAGAAAAGGAGGAAAATTTCTAATTCCAATTCCGAACCCAATAATAAAATAA
- a CDS encoding SAM-dependent methyltransferase, with translation MRENFDNITKKVETMYMKYPYPSPSTEAIQTNELLNLLKIFELEGGIKFENIKFLDAGTGSGHRITNVAQHYNKCEFLGLDISEKSLEIANVLKNKKKLDNIKFHKANLMNNISSLGKFNIILCMGVLHHLSNPAKGLENLLSTLKKDGTIFLYLYGKLGGHKRMLNKKLISILLAKEKSNYSNGIKLIRELGLNKFEYGWNLNFKSKEEEDSLIVDYLLHANETLYDFNDIDKLFKKSDLYGYAIFGITTGTQGFLFDSSYDGRKKISIPQTNISKFLKSDFSLAHYKSLSLKDKCRVLDIIYEPNGYTIVGFTRQSFEKLSNERLKKNFIKIK, from the coding sequence ATGAGAGAGAATTTTGACAATATAACAAAAAAAGTAGAGACAATGTATATGAAATATCCTTATCCTTCACCATCAACTGAGGCTATTCAAACCAATGAGCTGTTAAATCTTTTGAAAATTTTTGAATTGGAAGGTGGAATAAAATTTGAAAATATAAAATTTTTAGATGCAGGAACTGGAAGTGGGCATAGAATTACAAATGTAGCACAACACTACAATAAATGTGAATTTCTTGGATTGGATATATCTGAAAAATCTTTAGAGATCGCAAATGTATTAAAAAATAAAAAAAAGTTAGATAATATCAAATTTCACAAAGCTAATCTTATGAATAATATCTCAAGTCTTGGAAAATTCAATATCATATTATGTATGGGAGTTTTACATCACTTATCAAATCCTGCTAAAGGGTTAGAAAATCTATTAAGTACATTAAAAAAAGATGGGACAATTTTCCTTTATCTTTATGGAAAGTTAGGTGGACATAAACGCATGTTGAATAAAAAATTAATTTCAATTTTACTAGCTAAAGAAAAATCAAACTACAGTAATGGAATTAAATTAATCAGAGAGTTGGGTTTGAATAAATTTGAATATGGATGGAATCTGAATTTTAAGAGTAAAGAAGAAGAGGATTCATTGATTGTGGATTATCTTTTGCATGCAAATGAAACTCTTTATGATTTTAATGACATAGATAAATTGTTTAAAAAATCAGATCTATATGGCTATGCAATTTTTGGAATAACTACAGGTACACAAGGGTTTCTCTTTGATTCTAGTTACGATGGTAGAAAAAAAATATCTATCCCCCAAACAAATATCTCAAAATTCTTGAAATCAGATTTTTCCTTAGCACACTACAAGTCGCTAAGCCTAAAAGATAAATGCAGAGTTTTAGATATTATTTATGAACCAAATGGCTATACCATAGTTGGTTTTACTAGACAATCTTTTGAAAAACTATCCAATGAGAGATTGAAAAAAAATTTCATTAAAATAAAATAA